A genomic segment from Thamnophis elegans isolate rThaEle1 chromosome 3, rThaEle1.pri, whole genome shotgun sequence encodes:
- the NUDT12 gene encoding peroxisomal NADH pyrophosphatase NUDT12 isoform X1, with protein MEIMEDSEGNPKKQLISELHQLAADGNKARLTALLDRSPSLINETARNGWTALMYATRNGHFDVVQVLLDKRCDRFRTNTSNQTALDIARFWGYKNIANLLANVEGGLEPFFFTYQVKEPEHYFCRTFLDRKSEKRVDSEWLSMKQKEPTTIYIIFSHLNPLVTSDDDERGFQYPKVKLCKFLYKDIKRYLEQTKTITTIFMGVEPQRINAKDLNTGKEDENGLITWFALRIDATGADSFLQEHPGCYFLHPPMPGLLQLSENEAGIIAQARSVLAWDNRYQFCPTCGSATKLEDGGYRKLCLKEDCPSHQGIHNTCFPRVDPVVIMQVIHPEGNHCLLGRKKRFPPGMFTCLAGFIEPGETIENAVRREVEEESGVKVGRVEYVSCQPWPMPSSLMIGCIAAAVSTEIKVDNIEIEDARWFSREQIIEILNKKNQNIFVPPHQAIAHQLIKHWIGMNANL; from the exons ATGGAG ATTATGGAAGATAGCGAAGGAAATCCAAAAAAGCAACTGATTTCTGAGCTTCACCAGCTTGCTGCTGATGGAAACAAAGCCAGGCTTACAGCACTTCTGGATCGTTCTCCTTCTCTTATCAATGAAACTGCTAGGAATGGTTGGACGGCCCTAATGTATGCGACTAGAAATGGTCACTTTGATGTTGTGCAGGTTCTTCTTGATAAAag gtgTGACAGGTTCAGAACCAATACTTCAAACCAAACGGCATTGGATATTGCTAGATTTTGGGGATATAAAAACATAGCTAATTTATTAGCTAATGTGGAAGGTGGATTGGAACCATTTTTCTTCACTTATCAAGTCAAAGAACCGGAGCATTATTTTTGCAGGACATTTTTGGATAGGAAGAGTGAGAAGAGAGTAGATTCAGAGTGGCTGAGCATGAAACAAAAGGAGCCAACAACCATATATAtcattttttcacatttaaaTCCTTTAGTTACCTCAGATGATGATGAACGTGGTTTCCAGTATCCAAAGGTTAAGCTTTGTAAATTTTTGTATAAGGATATAAAGAGATATCTGGAGCAGACAAAAACTATCACTACAATTTTTATGGGAGTGGAACCTCAAAGAATAAATGCAAAAGATTTGAATACAGGCAAAGAAGATGAGAATGGCCTAATTACCTGGTTTGCACTCAGAATAGATGCTACAGGAGCTGATAGTTTTTTACAAGAGCATCCAGGTTGTTACTTTCTTCATCCACCAATGCCTGGACTGTTGCAATTATCTGAAAATGAAGCCG GAATCATCGCCCAGGCTAGATCTGTGCTAGCATGGGATAACCGCTATCAATTTTGCCCAACATGTGGCAGTGCAACTAAATTAGAAGATGGAGGCTACAGGAAATTGTGCTTAAAAGAAGACTGCCCCAGCCACCAGGGGATTCATAATACATGCTTCCCAAGAGTTG ATCCTGTAGTAATAATGCAAGTCATTCATCCAGAAGGCAACCATTGccttttgggaagaaaaaaaagatttccccCAGGCATGTTCACTTGCCTTGCTGGATTTATAGAGCCTG GTGAGACAATTGAAAATGCTGTtcgaagggaagtagaagaggaaaGTGGAGTTAAAGTGGGCCGTGTTGAGTATGTCTCTTGTCAGCCATGGCCAATGCCCTCCTCCCTAATGATTGGATGCATAGCAGCTGCAGTGTCTACCGAAATTAAAGTTGACAACATTGAAATAGAAGATGCCCGCTGGTTCAGTAGAGAACAG aTAATAGAGATCCTCAACAAAAAGAACCAAAATATTTTTGTGCCACCACATCAGGCCATCGCTCATCAGCTGATAAAACACTGGATTGGAATGAATGCTAATCTTTAA
- the NUDT12 gene encoding peroxisomal NADH pyrophosphatase NUDT12 isoform X2, which produces MEDSEGNPKKQLISELHQLAADGNKARLTALLDRSPSLINETARNGWTALMYATRNGHFDVVQVLLDKRCDRFRTNTSNQTALDIARFWGYKNIANLLANVEGGLEPFFFTYQVKEPEHYFCRTFLDRKSEKRVDSEWLSMKQKEPTTIYIIFSHLNPLVTSDDDERGFQYPKVKLCKFLYKDIKRYLEQTKTITTIFMGVEPQRINAKDLNTGKEDENGLITWFALRIDATGADSFLQEHPGCYFLHPPMPGLLQLSENEAGIIAQARSVLAWDNRYQFCPTCGSATKLEDGGYRKLCLKEDCPSHQGIHNTCFPRVDPVVIMQVIHPEGNHCLLGRKKRFPPGMFTCLAGFIEPGETIENAVRREVEEESGVKVGRVEYVSCQPWPMPSSLMIGCIAAAVSTEIKVDNIEIEDARWFSREQIIEILNKKNQNIFVPPHQAIAHQLIKHWIGMNANL; this is translated from the exons ATGGAAGATAGCGAAGGAAATCCAAAAAAGCAACTGATTTCTGAGCTTCACCAGCTTGCTGCTGATGGAAACAAAGCCAGGCTTACAGCACTTCTGGATCGTTCTCCTTCTCTTATCAATGAAACTGCTAGGAATGGTTGGACGGCCCTAATGTATGCGACTAGAAATGGTCACTTTGATGTTGTGCAGGTTCTTCTTGATAAAag gtgTGACAGGTTCAGAACCAATACTTCAAACCAAACGGCATTGGATATTGCTAGATTTTGGGGATATAAAAACATAGCTAATTTATTAGCTAATGTGGAAGGTGGATTGGAACCATTTTTCTTCACTTATCAAGTCAAAGAACCGGAGCATTATTTTTGCAGGACATTTTTGGATAGGAAGAGTGAGAAGAGAGTAGATTCAGAGTGGCTGAGCATGAAACAAAAGGAGCCAACAACCATATATAtcattttttcacatttaaaTCCTTTAGTTACCTCAGATGATGATGAACGTGGTTTCCAGTATCCAAAGGTTAAGCTTTGTAAATTTTTGTATAAGGATATAAAGAGATATCTGGAGCAGACAAAAACTATCACTACAATTTTTATGGGAGTGGAACCTCAAAGAATAAATGCAAAAGATTTGAATACAGGCAAAGAAGATGAGAATGGCCTAATTACCTGGTTTGCACTCAGAATAGATGCTACAGGAGCTGATAGTTTTTTACAAGAGCATCCAGGTTGTTACTTTCTTCATCCACCAATGCCTGGACTGTTGCAATTATCTGAAAATGAAGCCG GAATCATCGCCCAGGCTAGATCTGTGCTAGCATGGGATAACCGCTATCAATTTTGCCCAACATGTGGCAGTGCAACTAAATTAGAAGATGGAGGCTACAGGAAATTGTGCTTAAAAGAAGACTGCCCCAGCCACCAGGGGATTCATAATACATGCTTCCCAAGAGTTG ATCCTGTAGTAATAATGCAAGTCATTCATCCAGAAGGCAACCATTGccttttgggaagaaaaaaaagatttccccCAGGCATGTTCACTTGCCTTGCTGGATTTATAGAGCCTG GTGAGACAATTGAAAATGCTGTtcgaagggaagtagaagaggaaaGTGGAGTTAAAGTGGGCCGTGTTGAGTATGTCTCTTGTCAGCCATGGCCAATGCCCTCCTCCCTAATGATTGGATGCATAGCAGCTGCAGTGTCTACCGAAATTAAAGTTGACAACATTGAAATAGAAGATGCCCGCTGGTTCAGTAGAGAACAG aTAATAGAGATCCTCAACAAAAAGAACCAAAATATTTTTGTGCCACCACATCAGGCCATCGCTCATCAGCTGATAAAACACTGGATTGGAATGAATGCTAATCTTTAA